A DNA window from bacterium contains the following coding sequences:
- a CDS encoding ABC transporter ATP-binding protein: MTDGPGQTFQPAILLEGVTKRFGSVVAVDNVTLAVEEGEFFSLLGPSGCGKTTLLRMLAGFETPDEGSVYLRGEDVTLVQPNKRATNMVFQNYELFPHMTVFNNVAYGLKLKRVPKDEIGQRVNEMLEVVGVGGLGARAADQLSGGQQQRVALARALINRPAVLLLDEPLSALDVKLRKRMQLELKSIQHSLGTTFVYVTHDQEEALLMSDRVGIMNHGRLLQIGAPRSIYEQPRNEFVADFVGTLNDFAITVTRTEGDLAVAEHGDGDRIVVMAGDATSAGGILRLAVRPERILVTPRREETDSGQLASRLSGRVQDVIYMGPITQYLVETRMLGRVVSQRVSNEEATLITPGMEVAVTWAVDAAFPLSDRDPVDTPNT; this comes from the coding sequence ATGACCGACGGACCCGGACAGACCTTCCAGCCCGCGATCCTTCTGGAGGGTGTCACCAAGCGCTTCGGCAGCGTTGTAGCTGTAGACAACGTGACGCTGGCTGTGGAAGAGGGCGAGTTCTTCTCCCTCCTGGGGCCCAGCGGCTGCGGGAAGACCACCCTGCTGAGAATGCTGGCGGGGTTCGAAACGCCCGACGAGGGGTCCGTATACCTCCGGGGCGAGGACGTGACACTGGTGCAGCCCAACAAGCGGGCCACCAACATGGTCTTCCAGAACTACGAGTTGTTCCCGCACATGACGGTGTTCAACAACGTGGCATATGGTCTCAAGCTGAAGAGAGTTCCCAAGGACGAGATCGGGCAGCGGGTCAACGAGATGCTCGAGGTGGTCGGGGTCGGTGGTCTCGGCGCCAGGGCGGCGGACCAGCTCTCGGGAGGCCAGCAGCAGCGCGTGGCGCTGGCCCGGGCCCTCATCAACCGACCGGCCGTGCTCCTTCTCGACGAACCGCTCAGCGCTTTGGACGTCAAGCTCCGCAAGCGCATGCAGCTCGAACTGAAGTCGATCCAGCACTCGCTCGGGACCACCTTCGTCTACGTGACCCACGATCAGGAGGAGGCGCTGCTGATGTCGGATCGGGTCGGGATCATGAACCACGGACGCCTGCTGCAGATCGGGGCGCCGCGCTCCATCTACGAACAGCCCAGGAACGAGTTCGTGGCGGACTTCGTGGGTACGCTCAACGACTTCGCCATCACCGTGACCCGTACGGAGGGTGACCTGGCGGTGGCGGAGCACGGCGACGGTGACCGGATCGTCGTGATGGCGGGTGACGCGACCAGCGCGGGAGGCATCCTCCGGCTAGCGGTCCGACCGGAGCGGATACTCGTGACCCCGCGCCGCGAGGAAACCGACTCAGGGCAGCTAGCCAGCAGGCTGTCGGGTCGGGTCCAAGACGTCATCTACATGGGGCCGATAACCCAGTACCTAGTCGAGACCCGGATGCTCGGACGGGTCGTCAGCCAGAGGGTGAGCAACGAGGAGGCGACCCTAATCACGCCAGGCATGGAAGTCGCGGTCACCTGGGCAGTGGACGCCGCGTTCCCACTCAGCGACCGGGACCCCGTCGATACCCCGAACACGTAG
- a CDS encoding ABC transporter permease, with protein sequence MTGPDWRRTLVRLRRRPLGSAVFMVLVFVFLFAPLVVMVAFSFNSSPRLSFPFAGVSIRWYQEIFTDTLVLRAFRRSIQAAVVTAGITGVLGLLAALGILKVAARWRTVFLTTALGPLAIPGLLYAIGLAVFYRQIGVGRSIWSANLGHALIALPFVFLIIGASLERFRFGLLEAAHDLGATRWYAFRTVTLPLILPAVIGAMLLAAAISVDDFVIAFFTAGQDKTLPLVMYGRVLKGIDPTLNAIGTVMLILTTSLAFMAASRTTIGER encoded by the coding sequence ATGACCGGGCCGGATTGGCGCCGGACGCTGGTGCGCCTGCGGCGGCGCCCTCTGGGATCGGCCGTCTTCATGGTGCTGGTGTTCGTCTTCCTGTTCGCTCCGCTGGTGGTGATGGTGGCGTTCTCCTTCAACTCCTCTCCCCGCCTCAGCTTCCCGTTCGCGGGGGTCTCGATCCGCTGGTACCAGGAGATATTCACCGACACGCTGGTACTCAGGGCTTTCCGGCGCAGCATCCAGGCGGCGGTGGTGACCGCCGGCATCACGGGAGTCCTCGGCCTGCTCGCCGCCCTGGGGATACTGAAGGTGGCGGCCCGCTGGAGGACGGTGTTCCTGACCACGGCCCTGGGCCCGCTCGCCATCCCGGGACTGCTCTACGCCATCGGCCTGGCGGTCTTCTACCGGCAGATCGGCGTGGGACGTTCGATCTGGAGCGCCAACCTCGGCCACGCTCTCATCGCGCTGCCGTTCGTGTTCCTGATCATCGGCGCCTCACTGGAACGCTTCCGCTTCGGACTCCTGGAGGCGGCTCACGACCTCGGGGCGACACGCTGGTACGCGTTCCGGACCGTCACGCTCCCCCTGATCCTGCCGGCCGTGATAGGCGCCATGCTCCTGGCGGCAGCGATCTCGGTGGATGACTTCGTGATCGCCTTCTTCACAGCCGGGCAGGACAAGACGTTGCCGCTCGTGATGTACGGGAGGGTGCTGAAGGGCATCGACCCGACGCTCAACGCCATAGGTACAGTCATGCTGATACTCACTACGAGTCTGGCTTTCATGGCCGCTAGCAGAACCACGATTGGCGAACGATGA
- a CDS encoding ABC transporter permease: MQLLPGSAYFTLLFLVPLAGLAAMSFFRLVDFDPVPAFVLSNYAEVLTTSIHARLGLRTIQVAGILTVIVLLVSFPCAYVLNFVFRAKRQLLYFLILVSLFGGYIVRIYAWRSILGRQGVINQTLMGMGIIEEPIRYLLNSMFAVGASLVNFLIPLGVLPIYAAMQNVSPHVIEAARDLGASRIRAARQIVLPLSMRGVRAATAFVFIATLGEWVTPRLLGGTKDLLIGNRIEFYFGQSLEWPQGAALAMTLMVAMGVFAYIIISLMKRLTR, translated from the coding sequence TTGCAGCTGTTGCCGGGGTCGGCGTACTTCACGCTGCTGTTCCTCGTCCCCCTGGCCGGCCTGGCGGCCATGAGCTTCTTCCGGCTGGTCGACTTCGATCCCGTGCCGGCGTTCGTGCTGTCGAACTACGCGGAGGTCCTGACAACCTCCATCCACGCCCGGCTCGGACTGCGGACGATCCAGGTGGCGGGCATCCTGACGGTCATCGTCCTCCTCGTCAGCTTCCCGTGTGCCTACGTCCTCAACTTCGTCTTCCGGGCGAAGCGACAGCTTCTCTACTTCCTGATCCTGGTCAGCCTCTTCGGGGGCTACATCGTCCGCATCTACGCATGGCGGAGCATCCTGGGCCGCCAGGGGGTCATCAACCAGACCCTCATGGGGATGGGCATCATCGAAGAGCCCATCCGCTACCTGCTGAACAGCATGTTCGCGGTGGGTGCCTCGCTCGTGAACTTCCTGATTCCGCTGGGTGTGCTCCCGATCTATGCGGCGATGCAGAACGTCTCCCCTCACGTGATCGAGGCGGCTCGGGACCTGGGAGCCTCGAGAATCCGGGCCGCTCGCCAGATCGTCCTGCCGCTGTCGATGCGGGGCGTGCGGGCGGCCACGGCGTTCGTGTTCATAGCAACGCTGGGTGAATGGGTGACCCCGCGGCTTCTCGGCGGAACCAAGGACCTGCTGATAGGCAACCGGATCGAGTTCTACTTCGGCCAGAGCCTCGAATGGCCGCAGGGGGCGGCCCTGGCCATGACCTTGATGGTGGCGATGGGCGTGTTCGCCTACATCATCATCTCGCTGATGAAGCGGCTCACGCGATGA
- a CDS encoding extracellular solute-binding protein — MSIRGRVLVTLAALALVVAACGEDEPAATTAAATTAAPTTAAPTTTEAMAEAMSACEGATLSFIGLDGEAGETELQAWRDENGVALETNWPGSWPQFVAAIKVGDVYDLATIAYHVGPRHIEAGLFQPLDTSRLENWDKMFPGLRENSSLRGADGQVYGVPIAWGDGPYIYHPGRVANPPQSITELMEPEWEGRFTIFDSPTLVFSMLAVANGFDDGVGDRTNIDADQLEVVKEQALQILRNASAFANGYRDATDIMVAGDSDLNVNGWEAMLTWAEEQGETLDFAFFEESGGGGWWDGLAIPVTADDVDCAYEYIDLMISDDINAQVGENLVSGVVNSNSAEIAGPGAQIYDYDLVRTDTSAVSFRNAQPPEDDEAPEGITTISDWLDAWEEIKAEA, encoded by the coding sequence ATGAGTATTCGAGGACGCGTTTTGGTCACGCTCGCAGCGCTCGCTCTCGTGGTAGCGGCCTGCGGCGAGGACGAGCCTGCAGCGACGACCGCGGCTGCCACTACGGCCGCGCCCACGACAGCGGCACCCACGACCACGGAAGCAATGGCCGAGGCCATGAGTGCTTGTGAGGGTGCAACCCTTAGCTTCATCGGTCTCGACGGAGAAGCCGGAGAAACCGAACTGCAGGCCTGGCGCGACGAGAACGGCGTCGCTCTGGAAACCAACTGGCCTGGTAGCTGGCCCCAGTTCGTCGCGGCCATCAAGGTCGGTGACGTCTACGACCTGGCCACGATCGCCTACCACGTCGGTCCCCGGCACATCGAGGCAGGCCTCTTCCAGCCGCTCGACACGTCCAGGCTGGAGAACTGGGACAAGATGTTCCCGGGGCTCAGGGAGAACTCCTCGCTGCGGGGCGCCGACGGGCAGGTCTATGGCGTGCCGATCGCCTGGGGTGACGGGCCCTACATTTACCATCCCGGACGGGTAGCCAACCCCCCGCAGTCGATTACCGAGCTCATGGAGCCGGAGTGGGAGGGCCGTTTCACGATCTTCGACTCGCCGACGCTCGTCTTCTCGATGCTGGCGGTAGCGAACGGGTTCGATGACGGTGTGGGTGACCGCACCAACATAGACGCCGATCAACTCGAGGTGGTGAAGGAACAGGCACTGCAGATCCTCCGCAACGCATCGGCTTTCGCAAACGGCTACCGGGACGCGACCGACATCATGGTGGCGGGTGACTCGGACCTGAACGTCAACGGCTGGGAGGCCATGCTCACCTGGGCAGAGGAGCAGGGCGAGACCCTGGACTTCGCCTTCTTCGAGGAGTCGGGCGGCGGCGGCTGGTGGGACGGACTCGCCATCCCGGTCACGGCCGACGACGTGGACTGCGCCTACGAGTACATCGACCTGATGATCTCGGACGACATCAACGCCCAAGTGGGCGAGAACCTGGTGTCCGGCGTGGTCAACTCCAACTCGGCGGAGATCGCCGGACCGGGCGCTCAGATCTATGACTACGACCTGGTCCGTACCGACACTTCGGCCGTCTCCTTCCGCAATGCCCAGCCACCGGAGGATGACGAGGCGCCCGAGGGAATCACCACAATCTCCGACTGGCTTGACGCCTGGGAGGAGATCAAGGCCGAGGCATAG
- a CDS encoding IclR family transcriptional regulator: METVARAVRTVEFVAREGTVRLDDVASEIGVHKSNALRLLNTLCELDWIVLDDRRSYAVSPHLVALGQAAASGTSFRQALQLAETLRDVSGETVHVAVPHRRRMLIVGRVDSRDPLRVSCQLGSRDAMHTSALGKAYLAVLTEPEAVSLIADLDLAGLTPFSITSRNTLKAEVLRTRDRGYSLDFEEGRLGVCCMGFALRLGSNLDPVAISITGPSDRWNKDRMRELAPRLVEHVRAFKAVSLAGSATGQTAPSTIR; the protein is encoded by the coding sequence ATGGAGACGGTGGCCCGTGCTGTCCGCACGGTCGAGTTCGTGGCCCGGGAGGGCACGGTGAGGCTCGACGACGTGGCATCGGAGATCGGGGTCCACAAGTCCAACGCCCTGCGCCTGCTGAACACCCTGTGCGAGCTTGACTGGATCGTGCTCGACGATCGGCGGTCTTACGCGGTCAGCCCCCATCTCGTCGCCCTCGGGCAGGCGGCTGCCTCAGGCACGTCGTTCCGGCAGGCCCTCCAGCTCGCCGAGACCCTCCGTGACGTGTCGGGGGAGACGGTGCATGTCGCAGTACCACATCGCCGGCGAATGCTCATCGTCGGACGGGTGGACAGCCGCGATCCGCTGCGCGTCTCCTGCCAACTGGGGAGCCGGGATGCGATGCATACCTCGGCGCTCGGTAAGGCCTACCTGGCGGTCCTCACGGAACCGGAGGCAGTATCCCTGATCGCCGACCTCGATCTGGCGGGACTGACGCCGTTCTCCATCACGTCCCGCAACACTCTCAAGGCCGAGGTGCTCCGTACCCGTGACCGCGGTTACAGCCTTGACTTCGAGGAAGGCCGCCTGGGTGTCTGCTGCATGGGTTTCGCCCTCCGCCTCGGGAGCAACCTGGACCCGGTAGCCATCTCCATCACCGGGCCGTCCGATCGCTGGAACAAGGACAGGATGAGAGAATTGGCGCCACGACTGGTAGAGCATGTTCGGGCGTTCAAAGCCGTGTCTCTCGCCGGGAGCGCCACGGGTCAAACCGCGCCTTCCACGATCCGGTAA
- a CDS encoding mandelate racemase/muconate lactonizing protein: MQITGITATPVEVPRLARFLPKTAHGSVAASRYVVLEVECGPGRVGLGEITCDPLWNGEEALETSRLLRGPLGDALIGADPLQWADVSARIDRVVSNRPFLRAAVEMACLDVAGRQFGVAAHAFLGGTYRTRVTTKLVLPARDVETVRAMAADAAGLGATTLKVKVGLGLEEDLARVAAVRSVAGPDIRITVDANEGWTSEEAATAFERLAALGVVAVEQPLPRKSAASSAALLRSTPMAVIGDESIWTATDVVEAARHRSFDTVNLYPGKCGGLRRTIRMAHLARTLGLSVSFGSNLELGIGAAAMAHTAAATKDLSRRVPSDLIGPLYFEATMVENARFVGWRSATVPTGAGLGVRLDRGSLDAYRIVEGAV, encoded by the coding sequence GTGCAAATAACCGGGATTACCGCCACCCCGGTCGAGGTTCCCCGGCTGGCCCGCTTCCTGCCCAAGACCGCGCACGGGTCGGTCGCGGCTAGCCGCTACGTCGTTCTGGAGGTCGAGTGCGGCCCGGGAAGGGTGGGACTCGGCGAGATCACCTGTGACCCGCTATGGAACGGGGAGGAGGCGTTGGAGACGTCCAGGTTGCTGAGAGGTCCTCTGGGAGACGCCCTCATAGGTGCCGATCCACTCCAGTGGGCCGACGTATCCGCCCGGATCGACCGGGTGGTCAGCAACCGGCCGTTCCTCCGGGCGGCTGTCGAGATGGCCTGCCTGGACGTGGCCGGACGGCAGTTCGGAGTAGCGGCCCATGCCTTCCTGGGGGGCACCTACCGCACACGAGTCACTACCAAGCTGGTGCTCCCGGCGCGGGACGTGGAGACCGTGCGGGCGATGGCCGCCGACGCCGCAGGCCTGGGAGCCACCACCCTGAAAGTCAAGGTAGGGCTGGGGCTGGAGGAGGACCTCGCCCGGGTGGCGGCGGTCCGGAGCGTTGCCGGACCGGACATCCGGATCACCGTGGACGCCAACGAGGGATGGACGTCGGAGGAGGCGGCAACCGCGTTCGAGCGGCTGGCCGCGCTCGGCGTAGTCGCGGTCGAGCAGCCGCTACCGAGGAAGTCCGCCGCATCGTCCGCTGCGCTCCTCCGGTCAACACCGATGGCGGTGATCGGCGACGAGTCGATCTGGACCGCCACCGATGTGGTCGAGGCGGCCCGGCACCGCTCCTTCGATACCGTCAACCTGTATCCGGGCAAGTGCGGAGGACTGAGGCGGACGATCCGGATGGCTCATCTGGCCCGTACCCTCGGGCTGTCCGTGTCCTTTGGATCCAACCTCGAACTCGGAATAGGCGCGGCGGCGATGGCGCACACGGCGGCGGCCACGAAGGACCTGAGCCGGAGGGTACCGAGCGACCTGATCGGACCGCTCTACTTCGAGGCGACGATGGTCGAGAACGCCCGCTTCGTGGGGTGGCGATCAGCCACGGTCCCTACAGGCGCCGGCCTCGGGGTACGGCTCGACCGTGGGTCTCTGGACGCTTACCGGATCGTGGAAGGCGCGGTTTGA